The Catellatospora citrea DNA segment CCGCCACGCCAGTCCATAAGGAACGGCTCACGATGAAGGCCACCGTCCTTGGCGCGCGCTGTCGGGCGGGACGATGACCATTGTCACGATCAGGGTCCAGGCCTGGACCAGCAGGACGAGTCGCCAGAACTCTCCGAATCGGTAGCCGCCAAGCCTGTACACCATGATGCCGACGCCGTTGGCGAACGGGGTGGGAAACGATGCGCTGGCCCCCATCGCGCCCACCACCAGGTCGCCGATCCGTGCGGCCGAACCTGGCCCGATCTGGAGTTCTGGCATCGCCCAAGTCGACCAAGGGGTGCCGGATTTGGGGTAAGTGGAGTAGGAGTTTATTGGTGTGGTCACCGGTCGACGATGGCGGCGATCTCGTCGGGGTGTTCGCTCGGAAGGCTGTGATGCGTGGCGTGCGGCAGCTCGACGATGTCGAGTCGGCTCAGGCAGGATTCGGCCATCGCCCGTATCCTCTCGGGTCGATGCGCCCGGCTCCGCTTCGCCAGCACGAGTGTGACCGGCACCGTGAGGTGGCGCAGGTCGGCCGGCTTCGGCCGTTTCGGCAGGACCAGCTTGGGGCTGAGGCGGCCCACCCGTTGCGTGGTGACGGTTCGCCACAGCGGGTCCAGGCCCATGCCGCCGGTCTCCCAGTCGAGCAGCCGGTCGAGCCGACGCGCGTTGGGTCGGAGCAGGAACGGCATCGCGTGCATCAGGTAGGCGGCGGAGAAGCCGCCGAAGCAGGTCGTCGGATCCAGCAGAACGAGCCGCGCGACACGCTTCGGGTGGGCCAGCGCACCGTTGAGGGCGACCCATCCACCGTAGGAGTGACCGACCACGGTGGCTTGTGCGCCGTCCGGGCCGAGGTGAATCCCATCGAGGACGTCACCGAACCAGGCGGCCAGGTCGTCCGGTGTCCGGGCAGGCCGGGTGGTCGTGAAGTCCTCGGTCATCTCTACCGCGCACACCCGGTGACTCGCACTGAGCCGTCCGGCCACGGCCCACCAGACCACGGCGGTCGCCCCGCCACCAGCGAGCAGCACCACGGGTGGCGCCGATGGCGGCCCGGTCAGATATACCCGGGTCGTGCCGAATCGGTGCGGCACGTCGAGGTCCGCCCGATCGGAGGGCCACCGGTCCAGCAATGCCGTGTAGGCGCGCGCAAAGTCGTCGCTCATCCTCAGCCTCAGTGATATTCTCTCGACAAGCGAGATAATCGACAATCGAGAGAGTACTCCGATGAGCCGCCGCCCACCAGCCACCGCCCAGCTGCCGCAGATGCAACTGGTGCACCTGCTTCGTGCCGTGACGGTCGACCTCGACCTGCTCGGCGCAGGATTTGCCAGCACCCATGGTCTACACCCGACGGATGTCCGCGCCCTTATCCATCTGCTCGACGCCGATCGGACCGGCGTCGCTGCGACTCCTGGCTGGCTAGGCGCACACGTCGGGCTCAACTCCGCCTCGACGACGGCGCTCATCGACCGGCTGGAGCGGCTCGGCCATGTCCGGCGATCACGGGATCCTGCCGACCGGCGTCGGGTGCTGCTCAGCGTCGACCCGTCCGCGGTCGAACTCGGCTGGATGTTCTTCGGCCCCCTCATCGAGCGCATGGTCACCGCGATGCAGGCCTTCACCGACGACGAACTCGACACCGCCCGCCGATTCCTGCAGGCGATGCACGGTGCCGTAAAGGGATGACCCAGTCCCCCGCTGGAGCACCGACTCCGGTGGACTCGGATCGGGTCCCGTCGCCATGACCGAACCACGAGGGACGAAAGGCTGAGCGCCGCTACTCTCGGCGGTAGCCCGGATGGACCCCCGGGAGCAGGCCGTGTTGGTCCGCGATCCGGCCGAGCAGTTCGCGCAGGGTCTGGCGTTCGGCGGCCGTGAGATCGGCGCACAAGTCGTCCTCGTGCGCCCGGCCGACGGCGCCGATGTCGCGCATAACGGCCTGACCCTGCGTGGTCAGGTGCAGGGCGTAGGAGCGCCGATCGGGTTCGCCGCGGCGTCGCTCGACCAGATCACGCGACTCCAGCTCGTCCACCAGGTTCACGAACCGGCTGGGGGGTACGCCGAGCCGCTCGGCGTAGGCCTGCTGGCTGCGGCCCGGCATGACGGTGATCAACCGCAGCAGCCCGGCCTGCGCCGGCGTGAGGTCCAGGGCCGCCACCCGTTCCGTGAAGAGCGCCGCAGCATGCGCCCCGAGCTGGGCGAGCAGGAATGCCACGCTGCCACGGCCGTCCGGTTGCATGGCCAAACCGTAACACGTTGACGATCGTATACAGCTGTGTATCGTATAAGCATGTATACGATTGTGAGAGCGTCATGACAGCAGCACCTCCTGGCCCGCCGCCGATCATCCCCGCGTCGGCCTTCGCCGGCCTCACCATCGCCGGGATCGCGCTCAGCACGAACACGCCCCGGCCGGACGTCTCCGATGCGGCCGTGCTCGCGTACCTCGGCGAGCACGCGGCACAGGCCCGGTTGGCCGCCTTCCTCACCGTCGCGGCCGCCGCGCCGCTGGCGATCTGGACCACGACGGTCTACCAGCGCATGCGAGCCCTCGGCTCCACCGCACCGGGCTCGACGATCGCCTTGATCGGCGGAGCGCTCGCCAGCGCGATGGCCGTGCTGTGCGGGTTCGTCGGCTGGGCCGGCGCCAGGCTCGGCGACGACCCCGGCGCCGCGTCGGTCGCCGGTCTGCAGCGTGACCTCGCCTTCGCGACCGGCGGTCCCGGCTTCGTCATGTTCTTCGGTCTGCTCATCGCCGGCGTCAGCGTGCCCATGCTGCTGCTCGGCATACGCCGCCCGCTCGCGATCTTCGGTCTGGTAATCGCCCTCGCGGCCGAACTCTCCACGGTGGTCCTGCTGACCCTGGACGCGGCACCGACGCTGCCGATCGCACGCTTCGGCGGTCTGGTCTGGCTGATCCTGGTGAGCCTGCTGCTGCCCGCCCGCCGTCCGGCGCGCCCCGAACGCGCGAGCACCATGGCCGGTGTCGCGTGATCGCCCTTGTCACCGGCGGGACCGCCGGCATCGGTGCGCAGATCGCGGGCAAGCTGCGCGCGGCCGGCGCGACCGTCTACGTCACCGGACGCGATCCCGTCCGAGGGGCGGGCGTCGCCGACGCGCTCGGCGCGACGTTCATCGCCACCGACCACGCCAGCGTCGCCGACAACCTTCGCCTCGCGGCACGGTTGGCCGATCGGGTCGCGCCCCTGGACATCCTCGTCAACAACGTGGGCGGCATCCCAGGCCCGGATCGCGTCGTGACCGACGAGGGACACGAGGCGACGTTGGCGCTGAACTATCTCGGTCCGGTCGCCCTGACCAGCGCCCTCCTGCCCACCCTCGCCACCGGCAGCCGGGTCGTCCAGATCGTCTCCAGCGCGTTGACCATGCACGCCGGCGACCCGTTCGTCGAGCCCACACCACACCGGGCGCTCGCCGCGTACGCTCGGGCCAAGCAACTCGCGCTCCTGGCGACGCTGAGCCTGGCCCGGCGGTTGGCCGGGAGCGGTCACGTCAACGCGGTGAACCCCGGCATGGCGTGGACCCCTGGGGTCGCCGCGCTCACGCCGAAGACGATCCCGGCGTGGCGTCACCTCTGGCCGATCGTCCGCGCCGTGCAGCGCCTGGCCAGCCCCGAGAAGGCAGCTCGCCGACCTGCCGACCTGGCACTGCGGCCCACAGACACCGGCGGGTACTACGACGGGACCCTCACCACGCTGCCGGAGCGCCTACGCGCCGTCAGCCTCCAGGATCGCGCCTGGGACTTCGCCTCGGCTGCGGGGCGGAGAAACGATGCGTAGGTCCACCGTGGACATGACTCGCGCCTTACTCGCCGCCGGCGTGGCCGCACCGGTCCTATTCGTCGTCGGGTTCACCGTGGCCGGCCTGGTCCGCCCCGGATACTCGGCGATGCGCAGCGCGGTCAGCGATCTCGGCGTCGGACAGAACGCGTGGCTGCAGAACGCCAACTTCCTGCTCTTCGCCATGCTGCTCATCGGGTACGCGGTCGGCTACCGACGCGCCCTCACCCAGGACCTCGGCCGGAGCGCGACGACCGGCGCCGTCCTCATCGGCTGTGCCAGTATCGGCCTGGTCGGCGCGGTCGTCTTCCCGGCCACGCCGGCGACCGGGCTGCTGCACTTCCTGCTCGGATTCCTCATCGTGCTGGGCGCGGCCATGGCCGCCGCGTTCCACGGCGGCCGGGTGTTCCGACACGTCCCGGGCGGCCGGGGCCTGGCCCGCTACTCGACGTGGAGCGGCATCGCGGCAGTGGCGATGTTCGTCGTCACCTTCGTCGCGTTGAACCCGGCGTCGCCGCTGGAACGCGCCGGCGTCGGCGGCCTCATCAACCGGATCCTCGCGATCGTGGCGTTCTCCTGGTATGGCATAACCGCGTGGTGGCTACGCCGCCGCCTCAGTGCCCGGTAACGCAGCGCTGACACCTGGCGCAAGGGCCGCCGACGGACAGTGCAGCGATCGGCGCTCTACCGTCGGCGGCCTCACAGCGCAATCATGACGGTCATGCGTTCACCCCGGAGGAACGGTCTACAGGCGCTCGCCATGTCGGTCCTGTGGCGGGTGCTCGTCTGGCTGCTGGTGGCGACCGTCCTGGCGTGGGCGGTCGTCGGCTGGGGTCTGCCCGATGACGATCCGCTGTTCCGGGTCGGCGCGATCGCGTTCGCCGCCTTCCTCGTGTACATCGCCGTCCGGTTCGAGATGATGCTGCACGTGGCGGCACGGTCGAGCCGGGAGAGCCGAGGTGGCGAGCCGCCTTCATGATCGCCGGTGTGCCGGTCGGCGCACGGGCCGCTGTCGCCCTACCGGGGTTCGGCATAAGCACGCATCTGTTCGGCCAGCCGGTCGAGTTCAGCCGTCGCTCTTCACCTTCGCCTGAACAGGCGGCGATTCCTCCGGCGCATGATGTGTGATCCCCGGCTGGTCCCTGTGTCCGGCACTTCGGGCATGACCGCGCGACTCGCGGCAGATCCGGTTGGTGGCCAGCGAACTCGGTTGCCGCTCAGTCAATGCCTGCGGATGTGAACCGGGTCGGCTTCGGCATTGAGGTCCGGATCACCTCTTGGGTGAGTGGCGAGAAAGAGACGATGTGTTCGACCGCTGACGGGATCAGGTCGACCTCGTGGACGTTCTCGGCGTACTCGATGTACTTCCCCGCGATGTCGTCGAGGAGAACGTCCAGCAGCCAGGAGCCGTCCGGGTTCACCTCGTCGTCGTCCGCGGGCGAGAAGTCGATGTCGTCTCCGGCGTTCCACTGCTCGTCGCCCGCACGCCGCCACAGAACGAAGCTGGCGATCGCCTGGTCGCGCAGGTTCGCGAAGGCTTTCCGTTGCACAAGTCCAGAACCTTCTTTATCGGCGTCGCTGAGCACCCGGATGAGCTTTTCCGGGGTCTTGGCCTTGCCGACGCGGCCCATCGCCGAGCGGTCCACATCTTCCCCGTCGATGACCAGCCACTTGAAGAACTACTGCAGGGCCCTGTGCTTGTTCAGCGCCGTCGACGCCGACCGGGACTCGACCACCCACGCCTGGAACGCCTCGACCTGGCCCTTGGGCCGTTGTGCAAGTCAGATGGTCGCCGGGCCGCCTTCTTGATCGGTACGGTGGACAAGAGCATTCTGGACAGTCTGATCGCCGAATATCCGGATGGCACCGTCCCGACTTCTTCCGCGCTGCGGGCCGGATGGGGCGTGCTCGCACCCGCCGCCGCAGTCGTCAAGATCACGCCGCGTGAGTGAAGCTCGTGATCTTTGAGCGCAATTGCCAGCCGAGACCCTCGTAGAGCGCACGTCCCTCCTCTGTCCCGTGGAGTACGGCGGTCACAGCCCCTTGGTCCATGGCTGCCACGGTCAGTGCGTTCATCACTGCTGTGCCCAAGCCACGGCGCTGATGTGCGGGATCGGTGGCGACACGATCCACGACGGCGACACCGTCCACCACAGCGGTGTATCCCGCCGCGGCGACCTCGCCCTCGGAATGTACGCGCACGTTGATGACGCCCGCGTCGATCGTGGTGCTGAGGTCATAGCCGGCGGGAACGCTTGGCGGGATCTGCCGCAGCGTGGTCGTCATGATTGGCTCTGGCGGCGTGCTTTGCCAGGCTGGCCCGAGCAGGGCGGTTACCGCGTCCTCGGCGGCGACAACGATGATCACACCGTGCGGAGCGGTCGCGTCCTTCGCCGCGCTGCGCACCGCATCGAGGTCGTCGCGAAACACCAGACAGCGGGCGCGGGTCTTCGGCCGGACCTCGTCGATCCGCAGGCCCCAGGTGGTCTCGATGGGCACGGAGTTGCGTCTGACTGCGGCCAAACCCTTTGCCCAGCTGCGGAGTACGTCTGTTACTTCATGCGAGATCATCCGCACGAGAGTACTCGTAGGTCAGAGGGCCGCCACCCGTCCAACTACACGAACAGGGATAGGCGCAACCAGGAAGGGGTCTGCTGCACCGATAGGTGACAGGTGTCGGTGGACACCGAAGTCCTTGGCGATCTGCTCGACCGTCACGCCGACGTCACGGGTCTGCACGACCCGCACGACGTCGTCAGGGAACTCACGGGGGTGGGGCTTGGGCACAGCGACATCCTCTTCCCGCCCGCCCACAGGGCAAGCCATCTCATGTAAGGAACTCCGGCACTTGATCGGTGTGGGGGTTCCGAGGTTGCATGAGCATCCCGGCTGGTTCGGTGGTGGCGTTGAACTATCTCTGAGGGAAAGCCTCGTACGTCTGATTGCCACCGCTGGCCTGGCCACGGATGCCCCGGATGAGGGAAGTAGGTCGACCCTGCGGGTCACGTAACCGCAGCACGGACAGGCGTATGGACCGCCGCCCAGCGGTCGGCTCACGTTCACGAACTTTCCCTCGGCCACGCGAGCGATCCTGCCACCTCCGCACGCATGCCACACCCGCAACCACGAAGGACATTCTTCACCTGGATCCCGTTCGAAGGCGCGGGTGGCAGCGCCACCACCTACATCGACGGATACCCGCGTTCGCAGCTGGTCACCACGATGCTGATCTGCCTTCCGCTGACCGGGTTCAGCCTGCCGCTCATCGAGGAGTACTACTTCCGCGGATTCCTGCTGCCCCGCATCGCCTACCTGCGCTGGGCGGCGCCCGTACTCAACACGGTCCTGTTCTCGGTGTACCACTTCTGGGCGCCGTGGACGGTCCTGTCGAAGATCGTCTTCATGTTCCCGGCGGTCTGGCTCGTCTGGCGCAAGCACGACCTGCGGATCTCCATCGGTATGCACCCGGGCACCTGCCTGCTGATGGCCACGATCGGCACCATCGCCATCATCCTGGGTGTCACGCCGTAGTACATGGCGACAGGGGCGTCGATCTCGACGCCCCTGTCGCCATGTCCGATCAGCCACATGTGTCACTGGCGAAGCGCCGCACCGAAGCGGACAACGCAGCATCGTCCGGGCGCGGACATCCGGATCACACGTCCGGATTGATCTCCAGCCCGCGGGACCTGAGCAGGTCGAGTACGTCCGGCAGCAACTCGCCGCCGAGTTTGGCGAACTCGCTCACCCTGCCGAAGTAAGCGGAGCGGCCCAGCCTGATCGTGTCCTTGAAGAAGGCGATCAAGCCACGCATCGACACCGGGTGTGCCGGCTGCCAACCTTGAGGATCTTCTTCGAGGAGGGCGACGGCCGCCGGAAGATCCGGTAGCCAGAAATACTCCCGGCCTCGGGGTAGTCGTTGAGCGGCCATGTCGACGCCAGCCTTGAGAGCGACCTGCTTGAACTCGCATCCGCTGAAATCGTTGCCGACGATGCGGTTCGACGTGCGGCCGAAGATCGGCTGCATCAGGGCCGGCACGATCCCCGCGAAGCTGCACCGCTGGAGGACCCCGGTGAAGGTGCAATCGACCAGGTCGACACCCTGGCATTCCCAGTCGGTCAGCTTCACCTGACGGAACGAGCATGAGTCCAGGACCGCGACATCGGCTCCGGTCCCCTTGAGTTTGGCGCCGTCGAAGACGCACTCACGGTAGGTCGAAGCCTGGCCACCACCGCCGAACACGAACTCCTTGGAGCGCACGCCGGAGAAGTCGCACCGAATGAAAGTGCAGCCGACTGCAACGAAGTGGTCGAGGTTCCGGTGGGAGAAGTCCTCCTCCGTGAACGTCTGGTCACGGAGGAGGCCGGTCGAACCATGCATACCTTGCACCTTACTCAGTCCCGTGCACGAGCTTCGCCTGAGCCTATGACGTGGGCATGTTGTAGAGGGCGAAGACGCAGCCCTCCCATAGCGGCTTCAGCCCCTTTTCTTTGAGCTTCTTGTCGCGGCGTGAGTGAGCGGGCACTTCACCGGGCGTGGTCAGCTCGACCTCAAGGCCCGACCTGTGTGGGAAGTCAGGCCCGGCGTTGTTCTTTCCCCCACTTCGGTAGCGGAACTGTTTCGGGAACCGTGCCAAAAGAATGTCGCGAACGGCTACATGGATCCGGTTGCCGCGGAAAAGACTCTCCAGGAAGTCCGCATCTGAGGCGTCCTTGGCGTTTCCGGTGGCCCTCAGTGCAGCCAGCTTGTTGCGCTGGTTATCGGTCATCAGCGCGTCGACACCGGCCAATCCCCCAGCGATCACTTCCTCGGCCGCCGCTTCGACCACTGCCTTGAGCGCTGCACGGAGCCTGTTGGTCTCTGGATCAGAGTCACACTTGCTGGGATCAGATGTGTCGACCATCCCCATGGCCGCTTCGGTCACGACAGTCGCTGCCGTCGCAGCTGTCGCGACCTCGGTGCCGTCGGCGTTGACGATCAGGATCGAGGGCACCGTGATGGCCGCCGACACCGTGATGGAATTCTGCAGCAGCTGCCCGGCCGGCAGGAGGCTGATCGACGGCGGAACCGAGTTGGTGATGGTCGAACCGACTGCCGGCAGCGTAATCGTCGGCGCGGGCAGCGCTGGCGTCGTCACGGTCGGCGTTGGGATGGTCACCGCCGGCGTTCCGACGATGCCGTTGGTGATCGCCTGCACCTGCGCGTTGTTGGAGAACTTGACCTGGATCTCCCGCAGCGCCTCGTAGGCGTTCATGCCCATCGCCCGCAGGCCGTCAAGGGTCGACGTGACGGCCGCATTGCCGAGGGCGTACAGGGACCGGATGGCGTCCTCGGCCGCGCCCGATTTCGCCCAATGGTCGACGACCGCGTACGTGCCGATCGCGGCGACCGCCCATAGCGCGAGTTGCCACAGCGGGATCGCACAGACCGGGCACTGACCGGTCGGGTCGTTGAAGGTGGTCGGGTTCGCGTTGCCGTACGCGTACCGGTTGATCTGCGGAAGCGGATCAGGGCCGAGATCGACGGAGTCGCGGCTGCTGAAGCTGGCCAGCCCCGGGTCGTACCAGCGGGCGTGGGCGTTGACCTGACCAGTCGACGGCTCGACCCA contains these protein-coding regions:
- a CDS encoding SDR family NAD(P)-dependent oxidoreductase, whose translation is MIALVTGGTAGIGAQIAGKLRAAGATVYVTGRDPVRGAGVADALGATFIATDHASVADNLRLAARLADRVAPLDILVNNVGGIPGPDRVVTDEGHEATLALNYLGPVALTSALLPTLATGSRVVQIVSSALTMHAGDPFVEPTPHRALAAYARAKQLALLATLSLARRLAGSGHVNAVNPGMAWTPGVAALTPKTIPAWRHLWPIVRAVQRLASPEKAARRPADLALRPTDTGGYYDGTLTTLPERLRAVSLQDRAWDFASAAGRRNDA
- a CDS encoding CPBP family intramembrane glutamic endopeptidase, whose product is MPHPQPRRTFFTWIPFEGAGGSATTYIDGYPRSQLVTTMLICLPLTGFSLPLIEEYYFRGFLLPRIAYLRWAAPVLNTVLFSVYHFWAPWTVLSKIVFMFPAVWLVWRKHDLRISIGMHPGTCLLMATIGTIAIILGVTP
- a CDS encoding DUF998 domain-containing protein codes for the protein MRRSTVDMTRALLAAGVAAPVLFVVGFTVAGLVRPGYSAMRSAVSDLGVGQNAWLQNANFLLFAMLLIGYAVGYRRALTQDLGRSATTGAVLIGCASIGLVGAVVFPATPATGLLHFLLGFLIVLGAAMAAAFHGGRVFRHVPGGRGLARYSTWSGIAAVAMFVVTFVALNPASPLERAGVGGLINRILAIVAFSWYGITAWWLRRRLSAR
- a CDS encoding pentapeptide repeat-containing protein; protein product: MHGSTGLLRDQTFTEEDFSHRNLDHFVAVGCTFIRCDFSGVRSKEFVFGGGGQASTYRECVFDGAKLKGTGADVAVLDSCSFRQVKLTDWECQGVDLVDCTFTGVLQRCSFAGIVPALMQPIFGRTSNRIVGNDFSGCEFKQVALKAGVDMAAQRLPRGREYFWLPDLPAAVALLEEDPQGWQPAHPVSMRGLIAFFKDTIRLGRSAYFGRVSEFAKLGGELLPDVLDLLRSRGLEINPDV
- a CDS encoding DUF4386 domain-containing protein, whose product is MTAAPPGPPPIIPASAFAGLTIAGIALSTNTPRPDVSDAAVLAYLGEHAAQARLAAFLTVAAAAPLAIWTTTVYQRMRALGSTAPGSTIALIGGALASAMAVLCGFVGWAGARLGDDPGAASVAGLQRDLAFATGGPGFVMFFGLLIAGVSVPMLLLGIRRPLAIFGLVIALAAELSTVVLLTLDAAPTLPIARFGGLVWLILVSLLLPARRPARPERASTMAGVA
- a CDS encoding MarR family winged helix-turn-helix transcriptional regulator, whose product is MSRRPPATAQLPQMQLVHLLRAVTVDLDLLGAGFASTHGLHPTDVRALIHLLDADRTGVAATPGWLGAHVGLNSASTTALIDRLERLGHVRRSRDPADRRRVLLSVDPSAVELGWMFFGPLIERMVTAMQAFTDDELDTARRFLQAMHGAVKG
- a CDS encoding alpha/beta fold hydrolase yields the protein MSIISLVERISLRLRMSDDFARAYTALLDRWPSDRADLDVPHRFGTTRVYLTGPPSAPPVVLLAGGGATAVVWWAVAGRLSASHRVCAVEMTEDFTTTRPARTPDDLAAWFGDVLDGIHLGPDGAQATVVGHSYGGWVALNGALAHPKRVARLVLLDPTTCFGGFSAAYLMHAMPFLLRPNARRLDRLLDWETGGMGLDPLWRTVTTQRVGRLSPKLVLPKRPKPADLRHLTVPVTLVLAKRSRAHRPERIRAMAESCLSRLDIVELPHATHHSLPSEHPDEIAAIVDR
- a CDS encoding MarR family winged helix-turn-helix transcriptional regulator; this translates as MQPDGRGSVAFLLAQLGAHAAALFTERVAALDLTPAQAGLLRLITVMPGRSQQAYAERLGVPPSRFVNLVDELESRDLVERRRGEPDRRSYALHLTTQGQAVMRDIGAVGRAHEDDLCADLTAAERQTLRELLGRIADQHGLLPGVHPGYRRE
- a CDS encoding GNAT family N-acetyltransferase translates to MPIETTWGLRIDEVRPKTRARCLVFRDDLDAVRSAAKDATAPHGVIIVVAAEDAVTALLGPAWQSTPPEPIMTTTLRQIPPSVPAGYDLSTTIDAGVINVRVHSEGEVAAAGYTAVVDGVAVVDRVATDPAHQRRGLGTAVMNALTVAAMDQGAVTAVLHGTEEGRALYEGLGWQLRSKITSFTHAA